A genome region from Candidatus Afararchaeum irisae includes the following:
- a CDS encoding SDR family oxidoreductase, with protein sequence MLEDTVSIVTGGSSGIGRSIAERYTDEGAEVVIASRSRDECREAADEIGCDYTTCDVSVYSQVEDAVEYTVERHGRLDVVVNNAGIYQAGTVEETDIDDWRRIMEVNLDGVMHGSKASVPYLRQTEGCIINIASVYGVVGGAESAAYCASKGGVVNLTREMAVDYAPENVRVNSISPGAVETPMTEDKLEDEEFYNQITRETPLGRIAQPEEIAGAAAFLASEDASYVTGANIPVDGGWTSH encoded by the coding sequence ATGTTAGAAGACACTGTTTCTATAGTCACGGGTGGTTCGAGCGGCATCGGCAGGTCTATAGCCGAGAGGTACACAGACGAGGGAGCCGAAGTCGTTATAGCCAGCAGATCCCGGGACGAGTGCCGAGAAGCAGCAGACGAGATAGGCTGTGATTACACGACGTGTGACGTCTCGGTATACAGTCAAGTCGAAGACGCCGTCGAGTACACAGTCGAGAGACACGGTCGTCTCGACGTAGTCGTCAACAACGCGGGCATCTACCAAGCCGGAACTGTTGAGGAGACCGATATAGACGACTGGAGACGTATCATGGAGGTAAACCTCGACGGTGTAATGCACGGGTCGAAGGCGTCAGTACCCTATCTCAGACAGACCGAGGGCTGTATAATCAACATCGCCTCGGTCTACGGAGTTGTAGGCGGAGCCGAGTCGGCTGCGTACTGTGCCTCGAAAGGCGGTGTGGTCAACCTCACTAGGGAGATGGCAGTCGACTACGCCCCCGAAAACGTGAGGGTCAACAGCATATCCCCCGGTGCTGTCGAGACTCCAATGACAGAGGACAAGCTAGAGGACGAGGAGTTCTACAACCAGATAACGAGGGAGACACCCCTGGGTAGGATAGCACAGCCCGAGGAAATCGCAGGAGCGGCTGCTTTTCTGGCTTCCGAAGACGCCTCGTATGTAACGGGTGCTAATATTCCTGTCGACGGCGGATGGACTTCACACTGA
- a CDS encoding transposase, with translation MAIEVTRTYVGFIQNQRQVCDGLDSLGDSASKIWNVARWTADRIWGETGEIPDEGTLKAYMKNRECWKDLNAQSSQKVIEELSDAFQSWFDLRHKDDKANPPGYRKHGDTRPRSTVTFKEDGFKLDTKHQQVRLSKGSNLKDHRSDFLLCEYQTRPDVDLSEVTKVQSVRAVWNGEEWELHFVCKVSLETNDSAGNGVAGIDLGIKNIATVAFPDEYVLYPGNSLKEDKHYFTRAEYDTEGENGPSEKSMWARRKLTERETHFYHTLTDTIITECVERGVGTLAVSWPEDVRESDWGKTGNKKLHSWAFDRIYQYLEYKGEIRGVEVLKENEWDTSKTCSRCGDDTKSNRVERGLYVCSSCELVANADCNGAENMRQKISRSKASLTSERSSEITPSPHGEDRSNGCVAQPSVHLFDRESGTFRTREQVVS, from the coding sequence ATGGCGATTGAGGTCACGCGCACCTACGTTGGTTTCATCCAGAACCAGCGACAAGTCTGCGACGGCCTCGATTCGCTCGGAGACTCCGCCTCAAAAATCTGGAACGTCGCACGCTGGACAGCCGACCGCATCTGGGGCGAAACAGGCGAAATCCCAGACGAAGGAACGCTCAAAGCGTACATGAAGAACCGAGAGTGCTGGAAAGATTTGAACGCACAATCCAGTCAGAAAGTCATCGAAGAACTTTCCGACGCTTTCCAGTCATGGTTCGACTTGCGACACAAGGACGACAAGGCGAACCCGCCCGGCTACCGCAAACACGGCGACACCCGACCACGAAGTACAGTCACCTTCAAAGAAGACGGATTCAAACTTGACACGAAACACCAGCAAGTCCGCCTCTCGAAAGGCTCGAACCTGAAAGACCACCGCTCGGACTTCCTCCTCTGTGAGTACCAGACACGCCCTGACGTTGACCTCTCAGAAGTAACCAAGGTGCAGAGCGTTCGCGCAGTCTGGAATGGTGAGGAGTGGGAACTGCACTTCGTCTGCAAAGTCAGCCTCGAAACCAACGACTCTGCTGGCAACGGAGTGGCAGGCATCGATCTCGGAATCAAGAACATCGCCACGGTCGCCTTCCCCGACGAATACGTTCTCTACCCCGGCAACTCACTCAAAGAAGACAAGCACTACTTCACTCGAGCGGAGTACGACACTGAGGGTGAGAACGGGCCGTCCGAAAAGTCGATGTGGGCACGTCGAAAACTCACAGAGCGCGAGACACACTTCTACCACACGCTGACAGACACCATCATCACAGAGTGTGTCGAACGCGGTGTCGGCACGCTCGCAGTGAGTTGGCCCGAAGACGTGCGAGAATCTGACTGGGGTAAGACTGGCAACAAGAAGCTGCACTCGTGGGCGTTCGACCGCATCTACCAGTACCTCGAATACAAAGGCGAGATTCGCGGTGTCGAGGTGCTGAAGGAGAACGAGTGGGACACCTCGAAAACGTGTTCACGATGTGGTGACGACACGAAGTCGAACCGTGTCGAACGGGGACTGTACGTCTGCTCGTCGTGTGAATTGGTAGCCAACGCGGATTGTAATGGGGCGGAGAATATGCGGCAGAAGATATCACGAAGCAAAGCTTCGTTAACCTCTGAACGAAGTTCAGAGATAACTCCGAGTCCTCATGGTGAGGATAGGAGTAACGGCTGCGTGGCACAGCCATCGGTACACCTGTTCGACCGCGAGAGCGGGACGTTTCGCACGAGAGAACAGGTCGTATCGTAG
- a CDS encoding inorganic diphosphatase, translated as MVDLWRDVDTGHNPPEQIHVVVECLKGERNKYEYHKEVEDCVLDRVLHSNVHYPSDYGFLPQSFYDDGDPLDALVLLEDSTFPGCVVEARPIGMLKMLDDGEKDDKIIAVPEEDPRYDHVDDISDIPGHRREEIAHFFETYKALEEGKETETLGYEGREEAMEAIEHSMDLYDEEC; from the coding sequence ATGGTAGATCTCTGGAGAGACGTCGACACAGGACACAACCCGCCCGAACAGATACACGTCGTCGTTGAGTGTCTCAAGGGTGAGAGGAACAAGTACGAGTACCACAAGGAAGTCGAGGACTGTGTCCTCGACCGTGTGCTCCACTCGAACGTCCATTATCCGAGTGACTACGGATTCCTCCCCCAGTCGTTCTACGACGACGGAGACCCACTCGACGCTCTCGTCCTCTTAGAGGACAGCACATTCCCCGGCTGTGTCGTCGAGGCACGTCCGATAGGCATGCTCAAGATGCTCGACGACGGCGAGAAGGACGACAAGATAATAGCAGTCCCCGAGGAAGACCCGCGTTACGACCACGTCGACGATATCTCCGACATCCCAGGACACAGGAGAGAGGAGATCGCCCATTTCTTCGAGACCTACAAGGCTCTCGAAGAGGGCAAGGAGACTGAGACTCTCGGATACGAGGGCAGGGAAGAGGCAATGGAAGCCATAGAGCACTCGATGGATCTCTACGACGAAGAGTGCTGA
- a CDS encoding class I SAM-dependent methyltransferase: MTVRDEFDSWAETGRDKGMEERHWSTAKKALARMPVEEGDYVLDLGCGSGYAGRALRDNYDAGRVYGLDGSPEMARNARGYTDDSDIGYVVGDFSELPFADSSLDHVWSMEAFYYADDPRETLEEVRRVLRSGGTFYCAVNYYDENVYSHGWQEMISVEMSLWSRDDYTKAFREAGLYVAEQDNIPDTDIDIPDKSEFPTQDWETRDEMVERYRELGTLLTVGVAP; the protein is encoded by the coding sequence ATGACAGTACGTGACGAGTTCGACTCGTGGGCAGAGACGGGACGAGACAAGGGTATGGAGGAGAGACACTGGAGCACCGCGAAGAAGGCTCTCGCGAGGATGCCCGTTGAGGAGGGCGACTACGTCCTCGACCTCGGCTGTGGGAGTGGCTACGCCGGACGCGCACTCCGTGACAACTACGACGCCGGAAGGGTCTACGGACTCGACGGATCGCCCGAGATGGCACGTAACGCGAGGGGGTACACCGACGACTCCGACATAGGATACGTAGTCGGCGACTTCTCCGAACTCCCTTTCGCCGACTCGTCGCTCGACCACGTCTGGTCTATGGAGGCTTTCTACTACGCCGACGACCCGCGCGAGACACTCGAAGAGGTGAGACGCGTACTTCGGTCAGGCGGTACTTTCTACTGTGCCGTCAACTACTACGACGAGAACGTCTACTCCCACGGCTGGCAGGAGATGATCTCCGTCGAGATGAGCCTCTGGAGCCGTGACGACTACACGAAAGCTTTCCGTGAGGCGGGTCTCTACGTCGCCGAACAGGACAACATACCAGACACAGACATCGATATACCCGACAAGTCGGAGTTCCCGACACAGGACTGGGAGACGCGCGACGAGATGGTTGAGAGGTACAGGGAGCTCGGTACTCTTCTGACGGTCGGGGTCGCGCCGTAG
- a CDS encoding CBS domain-containing protein, protein MRSYKVGRIMGIDIKIHLSLLVLLPLLAWLISREQQITIWTDIISGFYPHTLTTEPLLSGNAPLIIGGVAAVGLFAGVTVHELGHSWVARQYGLTISSITLWIFGGMANMDENPDEWNVEFWMALAGPVTSVLISGIFMGILQLLPASTPPVAVFVVGWLAMMNLALAVFNMLPAFPMDGGRVFRALLARSRPYVEATQIAASVGKFFAVGMGILGVLSFNPLLVLIALFVYVAATSESRMAVVSDLLQDVKVSDLMTTEVKTVPRDISVNDLANRMLTERHTGYPVVDGTGSVVGIVTLTDIKEVDEVERDAYTAGDIMTHDVISVDPGDDAFEVLRTLGQNDIGRVLVEADGEVVGILSRTDLVTALEVLQGGSLRTQSMPQV, encoded by the coding sequence ATGAGGAGCTACAAAGTCGGACGTATAATGGGAATTGACATAAAAATACATCTGTCGCTCCTCGTTCTACTTCCACTGCTTGCGTGGCTCATAAGCAGGGAACAGCAGATCACTATCTGGACCGACATAATCTCGGGATTCTACCCCCACACACTCACGACTGAGCCTCTCCTCTCGGGCAACGCACCCTTAATAATCGGAGGGGTCGCCGCCGTGGGGCTCTTCGCTGGTGTGACTGTCCACGAACTCGGACACTCGTGGGTCGCGCGCCAGTACGGTCTCACGATCTCGTCGATCACACTCTGGATATTCGGAGGGATGGCGAACATGGACGAGAATCCGGACGAGTGGAACGTAGAGTTCTGGATGGCACTCGCAGGTCCCGTTACGAGTGTCCTCATAAGCGGTATCTTCATGGGGATACTCCAGCTACTCCCCGCGAGTACACCTCCCGTCGCGGTCTTCGTAGTCGGATGGCTCGCTATGATGAACCTCGCACTCGCTGTCTTCAACATGCTCCCGGCGTTCCCGATGGACGGTGGACGTGTCTTCCGGGCTCTACTCGCGAGGTCACGTCCCTACGTTGAGGCGACACAGATTGCCGCAAGCGTCGGAAAGTTCTTCGCAGTCGGCATGGGCATACTCGGCGTTCTGAGCTTCAACCCTCTACTCGTCCTGATAGCCCTCTTCGTATACGTCGCGGCGACCTCGGAGTCGAGGATGGCTGTTGTCAGCGACCTCCTACAGGACGTAAAGGTGTCGGATCTGATGACGACCGAGGTCAAGACGGTACCGCGTGACATAAGCGTAAACGACCTTGCCAACAGGATGCTCACCGAGAGACACACCGGATACCCCGTCGTCGACGGTACGGGATCGGTCGTGGGTATTGTGACTCTCACCGACATAAAGGAAGTAGATGAAGTCGAGAGGGACGCCTATACGGCGGGCGACATAATGACACACGACGTCATCTCCGTAGATCCCGGCGACGACGCCTTTGAGGTTCTCAGGACGCTCGGACAGAACGACATAGGACGTGTCTTAGTCGAGGCAGACGGAGAGGTCGTCGGAATACTTTCGAGAACCGACCTCGTGACCGCGCTTGAGGTTCTACAGGGCGGGAGTCTCAGAACACAGAGTATGCCACAGGTCTGA
- a CDS encoding universal stress protein, whose amino-acid sequence MKILVPVDDSDCSFRALGFACDLARRFESTLHVIHITDKKTDATRDTVERAEEVLEDEGIDDEPEVRTDIRLDIRPSNQIGDDIVRIAKNEGYDHIVMGHHGTGRMGRAVLGSAAERVIESNEFAVTVVP is encoded by the coding sequence ATGAAGATACTCGTCCCAGTAGACGACTCCGACTGTAGCTTCCGCGCGCTCGGATTCGCTTGTGACCTCGCGAGACGTTTCGAGTCGACCCTCCATGTCATACATATAACCGACAAGAAAACCGACGCGACGCGTGACACCGTAGAGAGAGCCGAAGAGGTACTCGAAGACGAAGGCATCGACGATGAGCCCGAGGTCAGAACCGACATACGTCTCGACATACGTCCCTCGAACCAGATAGGAGACGACATAGTCCGTATAGCCAAGAATGAGGGCTACGATCACATCGTGATGGGACACCACGGCACCGGAAGAATGGGACGCGCCGTACTCGGAAGTGCTGCCGAAAGGGTCATCGAGTCGAACGAGTTCGCGGTGACTGTGGTTCCGTGA
- a CDS encoding PAS domain-containing sensor histidine kinase has protein sequence MAMVSEVLILSKNKANLRLLENEIQQKHDIDLIEYRDGDDVRLTQLDFDLCVLDRETLRQRESELRRKKESESPTFLPYLLLLGRDSGISAATQAVSDPFHDSDPDTDTDSESTETGTGTGMDLIDDVVSMPVDKIELNYRVENLLRNRELSVELRHRKEMSDRRFKSLFENAPDPVAVVSQDGEIIDTNEAFCDAFGIDDAVGSKVTELSFEPEEEVDRVFLDVEEDSTRSTTVEYTSPKERLISELNTSVISDLAEPVERIGIFRDITAQKKYEKELQRKNTELELLNRIVRHDIRNDMTVALGWLSGLEDRVDDPDARKYVEKAESACENVVDLTEVARDFVRSIASDEEMKVEPVDISDVLREEYETKLSQTDAEIKMGDIPSVEVRANDLIDSVFRNILNNSIEHNDSEEPRIEITAEEDNGSVIIRIADNGPGVPDETKDEIFGRGEKGLESEGTGVGLYLVDTVVENYGGEVWVDDSDMGGAVFNVKLPVC, from the coding sequence ATGGCTATGGTCTCGGAGGTTCTTATTCTTTCCAAAAATAAAGCGAACTTACGTCTTCTGGAGAACGAAATCCAACAGAAACACGACATAGACCTAATCGAGTACAGAGACGGTGACGACGTCAGACTTACCCAACTCGACTTCGACCTATGTGTCCTCGACAGAGAGACGCTGAGACAGAGAGAGTCTGAGCTCAGACGTAAGAAGGAGTCCGAGAGTCCCACTTTCCTGCCTTATCTTCTCCTTCTGGGTCGTGACTCCGGGATCAGTGCGGCTACTCAGGCTGTCTCCGACCCTTTCCACGACTCCGATCCCGACACCGACACAGACTCCGAGTCGACGGAGACGGGGACGGGAACGGGAATGGATCTCATCGACGACGTAGTCTCTATGCCTGTGGACAAGATAGAGCTCAACTACAGAGTCGAGAACCTACTCAGAAACAGGGAGCTCTCAGTCGAACTCAGGCACAGAAAGGAGATGAGCGACAGACGGTTCAAGTCACTCTTCGAGAACGCCCCCGATCCCGTAGCAGTCGTCTCTCAGGACGGTGAGATAATCGACACTAACGAGGCATTCTGCGATGCTTTCGGAATAGACGACGCCGTCGGTAGTAAAGTGACCGAACTCAGCTTCGAGCCCGAGGAGGAAGTTGACAGGGTTTTTCTCGACGTCGAGGAAGACTCCACGAGAAGCACGACTGTCGAGTACACGTCACCCAAGGAACGTCTCATATCCGAGCTCAACACGAGTGTGATATCCGACTTAGCCGAGCCCGTCGAGAGGATAGGTATATTCAGGGACATAACCGCCCAGAAGAAGTACGAGAAGGAGCTTCAGAGAAAAAACACCGAGCTTGAGCTTCTCAACCGTATAGTCCGTCACGACATACGTAACGACATGACCGTCGCACTCGGATGGCTGTCGGGACTCGAAGACAGGGTTGACGATCCCGACGCAAGGAAGTACGTCGAAAAAGCCGAGTCAGCGTGTGAGAACGTCGTTGACCTTACCGAGGTCGCACGTGACTTCGTCAGATCGATAGCGTCGGATGAGGAGATGAAGGTCGAACCAGTCGACATATCCGATGTTCTGAGAGAGGAGTACGAGACGAAGCTTTCCCAGACAGACGCCGAGATCAAGATGGGGGATATACCCAGTGTCGAGGTCAGGGCAAATGACCTGATAGACTCAGTCTTCAGAAACATACTCAACAACTCGATCGAGCACAACGACTCCGAGGAGCCGAGGATAGAGATCACTGCCGAGGAAGACAACGGCTCTGTCATAATAAGGATAGCCGACAACGGTCCGGGTGTCCCTGACGAGACGAAAGACGAGATATTCGGGAGGGGAGAAAAGGGACTCGAAAGCGAGGGAACAGGCGTCGGACTCTACCTCGTCGATACAGTCGTCGAGAACTACGGCGGCGAGGTCTGGGTCGACGACTCCGATATGGGTGGTGCGGTCTTCAACGTGAAGCTTCCCGTATGCTGA
- a CDS encoding sulfite exporter TauE/SafE family protein: MSVRSLVTKYRSLSWFDAVFYSGFVVYAAFVVSEALSPSVVLTFSSTEYAAEVPAAVGSAIGFGAGFAGGVFGAFIGVLTVTFLTLFGGLPLTLAKGTSVFQAAFTSFFAVSNHYRSGTADIRAGAVVGVGGIVGAALGAAWSAGLDEASMRGVFSAVLVGGAVYMARESVKSGRGKIESTDRSLGFVPDLLKLSGSYKGVSYRIDLLTSVLLGLGVGFVAGLLGVGGGFLLTPSINVILGLPIHVAVGTSSSVVMANSVSATTEYVSQGAVFFKLSIAVLVGGFFGVRLGQKVNHRLPDRALKAAFSVLLVWSAWRMMPQIQM, encoded by the coding sequence ATGTCTGTACGTAGCCTAGTAACTAAATACAGGTCGTTGTCGTGGTTCGATGCCGTATTCTACTCGGGATTCGTCGTCTACGCCGCGTTCGTAGTCTCCGAGGCTCTCTCGCCCTCGGTAGTCCTCACCTTCTCCAGCACCGAGTACGCCGCCGAGGTTCCCGCCGCAGTAGGGAGCGCGATAGGATTCGGCGCGGGGTTCGCGGGGGGTGTCTTCGGCGCGTTCATAGGAGTCCTGACGGTGACCTTCCTGACCCTCTTCGGAGGTCTCCCGCTCACTCTCGCTAAGGGGACGAGCGTCTTCCAAGCCGCCTTCACGTCCTTCTTCGCTGTCTCGAACCATTACAGGAGCGGAACCGCCGATATCAGAGCCGGAGCCGTGGTGGGTGTCGGAGGAATCGTAGGTGCGGCTTTAGGAGCGGCGTGGTCAGCGGGTCTCGACGAAGCAAGTATGAGAGGCGTCTTCTCCGCAGTCCTCGTCGGCGGTGCTGTCTACATGGCGAGGGAGTCGGTAAAGTCAGGAAGAGGAAAGATAGAGTCCACCGACAGGTCACTCGGTTTCGTACCCGACCTACTCAAGCTCAGCGGCTCGTACAAGGGCGTCTCGTACAGGATCGACCTCCTGACCTCAGTACTACTCGGACTCGGCGTCGGGTTCGTCGCAGGACTCTTAGGCGTAGGCGGTGGCTTCCTACTCACACCCTCGATAAACGTGATACTCGGGCTTCCGATACACGTCGCAGTAGGAACTTCATCTTCTGTCGTGATGGCGAATAGCGTCTCGGCGACGACTGAGTACGTGAGCCAAGGCGCAGTCTTCTTCAAACTCAGTATCGCGGTTCTCGTCGGTGGCTTCTTCGGCGTGAGGCTCGGTCAGAAGGTCAACCACCGTCTACCCGACAGGGCTCTCAAGGCGGCTTTCTCAGTTCTTCTGGTGTGGTCGGCGTGGAGAATGATGCCCCAGATACAGATGTGA
- the leuS gene encoding leucine--tRNA ligase codes for MSLTDIDTETDTEEDDSTYDHDAVEEKWQERWEEEGVFEADDEGDDKYYVLGMFPYPSGKLHMGHVRNYSITDAYARYRRMKGHEVLHPMGWDSFGLPAENAALERDTNPRDWTIDCIDSMHDQMEAMGFGYDWSREIKTSDPDYFRWNQWLFKRFYNEGLVENKEGEVNWCPSCETVLANEQVEDDRCWRCETPVETRMLDQWYFEITEYADELLEYLEELDGWPDSVTEMQRNWIGKQEGARVDFEVGDYGDVEVFTTRLDTIHGATYMALAPEHPVAEEIADGNDEVADFIDSVDEDREVGPDAEKNGVFTGEYAVNPATGDEIPVYVADFVMMEFGTGAIMAVPAHDERDHEFAEKYNIEIRQVVEPEDGDVDAEDEAFTEDGVLVNSGEYNGVESEEARKAIAEDLDAAEEDTEYRLRDWLISRQRYWGTPIPVVHCEDCGEVLFPDEELPVELPEFVQSTGNPLEEVDGFVETECPECGGEARRETDTMDTFVDSSWYFLRYTSPDYDDAPFDVGTANDWMPVDQYVGGIEHAVMHLLYSRFFTHVLHDIDLVDVKEPFENLVTQGMVLLEGEKMSKSKGNVVSPQRIVDDYGADTARLFTMGAALPEKDFDWTEKGVKSNYAFIERLHTLVSNFTDYAEDEDDAQTRDGAAEEYVESETDATVETASDEYENFEFNHAVRDIKNLVSLLEQYSEYRNGEPDPEVFRRGLETSVKVLAPITPHVSEEMWDELGGEGLVAEADWPSAEVPDDYALEERLIENTREDVREISDVAGIEDPEEIRIITAPGWKYDALQIALDLDSDADVIGSIMSEDEIRRHGDAAASYGQYLQKNQMKLEDELPPEREAEALERAKWLFVKEFDAEIRIQNADESDSERADKARPGKPAIEIE; via the coding sequence ATGTCCTTGACAGATATAGACACAGAGACTGATACCGAAGAAGACGACTCTACGTACGACCACGACGCAGTAGAGGAGAAGTGGCAGGAGAGATGGGAGGAAGAAGGCGTATTCGAGGCGGACGACGAGGGCGACGACAAGTACTACGTCCTCGGTATGTTTCCCTATCCCTCGGGAAAGCTCCACATGGGACACGTCCGCAACTACTCGATAACCGACGCCTACGCGCGGTACAGGAGGATGAAAGGGCACGAAGTCCTACATCCGATGGGATGGGACTCGTTCGGACTACCCGCCGAGAACGCCGCCTTAGAACGTGACACCAACCCGAGGGACTGGACTATCGACTGTATCGACTCGATGCACGACCAGATGGAGGCTATGGGGTTCGGCTACGACTGGAGCCGTGAGATAAAGACGTCCGACCCCGACTACTTCCGTTGGAACCAGTGGCTCTTCAAACGGTTCTACAACGAGGGTCTCGTCGAGAACAAGGAGGGCGAGGTCAACTGGTGTCCTTCGTGTGAGACAGTACTCGCGAACGAACAGGTCGAGGACGACAGATGCTGGAGATGTGAGACCCCCGTCGAGACTAGGATGCTCGACCAGTGGTACTTCGAGATCACGGAGTACGCCGATGAGCTCCTAGAGTACCTCGAAGAGCTTGACGGCTGGCCCGACAGTGTCACAGAGATGCAGAGGAACTGGATAGGAAAACAGGAGGGCGCGAGGGTCGACTTCGAGGTCGGAGACTACGGTGACGTCGAGGTCTTCACGACACGTCTCGACACTATCCATGGAGCGACCTACATGGCACTTGCTCCCGAACATCCCGTCGCCGAGGAGATCGCCGACGGAAACGACGAGGTCGCCGACTTCATAGACTCGGTCGACGAGGACAGGGAAGTCGGACCCGACGCCGAGAAGAACGGCGTCTTTACCGGAGAGTACGCCGTAAACCCGGCGACGGGCGACGAGATACCCGTATACGTCGCCGACTTCGTCATGATGGAGTTCGGCACGGGAGCTATCATGGCTGTCCCCGCACACGACGAGAGGGACCACGAGTTCGCCGAGAAGTACAATATAGAGATAAGACAGGTCGTCGAGCCCGAGGACGGTGACGTCGACGCTGAAGACGAGGCGTTCACCGAAGACGGCGTCCTCGTCAACTCGGGAGAGTACAACGGAGTGGAAAGCGAGGAGGCGCGTAAGGCGATAGCCGAGGATCTCGACGCCGCGGAGGAAGACACAGAGTACAGACTACGTGACTGGCTCATATCGAGACAGAGGTACTGGGGAACACCGATCCCCGTCGTCCACTGTGAAGACTGCGGAGAGGTTCTCTTCCCCGACGAAGAGCTTCCGGTCGAACTCCCCGAGTTCGTCCAGTCAACGGGCAACCCCTTAGAGGAGGTCGACGGCTTCGTCGAGACCGAGTGTCCTGAATGTGGCGGCGAGGCGAGACGTGAGACCGACACGATGGATACATTCGTCGACTCGTCGTGGTACTTCCTGCGTTACACCTCTCCCGACTACGACGACGCCCCCTTCGACGTCGGAACCGCGAACGACTGGATGCCCGTAGACCAGTACGTCGGCGGCATAGAGCACGCAGTGATGCATCTCCTCTACTCACGTTTCTTCACACACGTCCTCCACGACATCGACCTCGTCGACGTCAAGGAGCCCTTCGAAAACCTCGTGACACAGGGAATGGTTCTCTTAGAGGGGGAGAAGATGTCGAAGAGCAAGGGCAACGTCGTCTCGCCACAGAGGATAGTCGACGACTACGGTGCCGACACCGCGCGTCTCTTCACTATGGGTGCCGCACTCCCCGAGAAGGACTTCGACTGGACTGAGAAGGGAGTCAAGTCGAACTACGCCTTCATAGAACGTCTCCACACACTCGTCTCGAACTTCACCGACTACGCCGAGGACGAAGACGACGCCCAAACTCGTGACGGAGCCGCAGAGGAGTACGTCGAATCTGAGACAGACGCGACGGTAGAGACGGCGAGCGACGAGTACGAGAACTTCGAGTTCAACCACGCTGTCAGAGACATAAAGAACCTCGTCTCACTCCTCGAACAGTACTCCGAGTACAGGAACGGAGAGCCCGACCCCGAGGTATTCAGAAGGGGTCTCGAAACCTCTGTCAAGGTACTCGCGCCGATAACACCCCATGTCTCAGAGGAGATGTGGGACGAACTCGGAGGAGAGGGTCTCGTCGCCGAGGCGGACTGGCCCTCTGCGGAGGTACCCGACGACTACGCCCTCGAAGAGAGGCTGATAGAGAACACACGCGAGGACGTACGTGAGATAAGCGATGTCGCGGGGATAGAAGACCCCGAAGAGATACGTATAATCACTGCGCCCGGCTGGAAGTACGACGCCCTACAGATCGCGCTCGACCTCGACTCCGACGCCGATGTCATAGGTAGTATCATGTCGGAGGACGAGATAAGGCGACACGGTGACGCCGCCGCGAGCTACGGTCAGTACCTCCAGAAGAACCAGATGAAGCTCGAGGACGAGCTTCCGCCCGAGAGGGAAGCCGAGGCTCTCGAACGCGCTAAATGGCTCTTCGTGAAGGAGTTCGACGCCGAGATCCGGATTCAGAACGCCGACGAGTCGGACTCCGAGAGGGCGGACAAGGCGCGTCCCGGAAAGCCCGCTATAGAGATAGAGTAA